In the genome of Dehalococcoidales bacterium, one region contains:
- the xerA gene encoding site-specific tyrosine recombinase/integron integrase: protein MQEVFNKYVDYLVAERNVSPYTVRNYTGDLVGNTKRGSAKGFFQFLRMKEIKTLDKADKWVLREYMAYLASEGVAKSSIARKLSAIRSFYRYLSREKILDVNPLEHSVSPKLDKRLPEFLTIEEIVKLLQTPDLSTPQGLRDRALIELIYASGLRVSELVGLDIDNVDIEGRQIRVWGKGSRERIALMGEYAVNAIENYLSDGRPKLGVQKEKKAVALFLNRDGTRITERMVQMLIRKYAELAGIEKNVHPHMLRHTFATHMLNGGADLRVVQELLGHSNLSTTQIYTHVSYSQARKVYLVAHPMAKIEEETDADRKENI from the coding sequence ATGCAGGAAGTTTTTAACAAATATGTCGACTATTTAGTCGCCGAGCGTAATGTGTCTCCCTACACCGTGCGTAACTACACCGGCGATTTGGTCGGTAATACCAAGCGCGGCTCGGCTAAAGGGTTTTTCCAATTTTTACGCATGAAGGAGATCAAAACCCTCGATAAGGCCGATAAATGGGTATTGCGTGAATATATGGCTTATTTAGCGAGTGAAGGGGTTGCTAAATCCAGTATCGCCCGTAAACTTTCCGCTATCCGTTCCTTTTATCGCTATTTATCAAGAGAAAAAATATTGGATGTAAATCCTCTTGAACATTCTGTTTCTCCCAAGCTGGATAAGCGTTTGCCCGAATTTTTGACGATTGAGGAAATTGTTAAACTGTTGCAAACGCCCGATTTATCGACCCCGCAAGGCTTGCGAGACAGGGCTTTAATAGAACTGATTTACGCTTCCGGGTTAAGGGTGAGCGAGTTAGTCGGTTTGGATATCGATAACGTTGATATTGAAGGTAGGCAAATACGGGTTTGGGGGAAAGGCTCTCGTGAACGCATTGCTTTAATGGGAGAATATGCCGTTAATGCGATTGAAAACTATCTTAGCGACGGCAGGCCGAAATTAGGGGTTCAAAAAGAGAAAAAAGCCGTAGCCCTTTTTTTAAACCGCGACGGAACAAGAATTACCGAACGCATGGTGCAAATGCTGATTCGTAAATATGCGGAATTGGCTGGTATCGAAAAGAATGTTCACCCGCATATGCTGCGTCACACCTTTGCTACCCATATGCTTAACGGCGGGGCCGACTTAAGGGTTGTCCAAGAACTACTGGGGCATTCCAACCTATCAACAACTCAGATTTATACCCATGTTTCTTACAGTCAGGCGCGAAAAGTTTATCTTGTGGCTCATCCGATGGCCAAAATTGAAGAGGAAACCGATGCAGACAGAAAAGAGAATATCTAA
- the efp gene encoding elongation factor P has translation MLSGSELRKGVVIVLNDKLYQVIDYKHIKMKRTALAHVKLRDIVAGHTIEQSFQSDDKFVRANLDMRKMQYLYSDEGLYYLMDTETFDQITVNEDKLTDSIPYLKEGMQVEVSLYKDEILDISIPITVDLEIIETEPGFKGDTATGGNKPAKLETGTMIQVPLFIEIGDIVKVDTRSGAYLERRS, from the coding sequence ATGTTAAGCGGTTCGGAATTAAGAAAAGGCGTTGTTATTGTATTAAACGACAAATTATATCAAGTTATCGATTACAAGCATATAAAAATGAAAAGAACAGCCTTGGCACATGTCAAACTTCGCGATATAGTTGCCGGTCATACTATTGAACAAAGTTTTCAGTCCGATGATAAATTTGTAAGAGCAAACCTTGATATGCGTAAAATGCAATACCTTTACAGCGACGAAGGTTTGTATTATTTGATGGATACGGAAACCTTTGACCAAATTACCGTTAACGAAGATAAATTAACGGATTCTATCCCTTATCTAAAAGAAGGGATGCAAGTGGAGGTATCCCTCTATAAAGATGAGATATTGGATATTTCTATTCCGATTACCGTTGATTTGGAGATAATTGAAACCGAACCCGGGTTTAAAGGGGATACCGCAACCGGCGGAAATAAACCGGCAAAACTGGAAACCGGTACTATGATTCAGGTTCCGCTTTTTATTGAAATCGGAGATATCGTTAAGGTTGATACCAGGTCGGGGGCGTATCTGGAGAGGAGAAGCTAA
- the dprA gene encoding DNA-processing protein DprA — translation MTIKNEKNKYWIGFNLISGIGRVKFNKIESYFGDIEKAWNAAADELKKAGLDEGSVKSIIKSRPTIDLDAELAKLEKYNIKAFNYHDNEYPARLKEIYDFPPLIYIRGDILQEDEYCLAVVGTRNPTIYGRQITEEIVSALAGNKITIVSGLAKGIDTITHQSALNANGRTIAVMGGGLDSVYPAENANLARQVIKNGAMVSEYAPGTKPRPENFPRRNRIMSGLCLGVLVIEAGETSGSLITANLAFEQNREVFAVPGSVLSPASSGTNKLIMENTAKLVRNVEDILQELNLTAVAEQIEVKELIPASDTEALILKQLGAEPKHIDEVCRNSALPISVTSSTLAMMELKGMVKQVGAMNYALCREVRENKEFYKIEIN, via the coding sequence TTGACTATCAAGAATGAAAAAAACAAATATTGGATTGGTTTTAATCTGATTTCAGGCATCGGCAGGGTCAAATTTAACAAGATTGAGAGTTATTTTGGCGATATCGAGAAAGCGTGGAATGCCGCTGCCGATGAGCTTAAAAAAGCAGGGTTAGACGAGGGTTCCGTTAAGTCTATCATTAAATCCAGGCCGACTATCGACCTTGATGCCGAGCTTGCAAAACTTGAAAAATATAACATAAAAGCTTTTAATTACCACGATAATGAGTACCCTGCCCGCTTAAAAGAAATCTATGACTTTCCGCCTTTAATTTATATTAGAGGTGATATACTGCAGGAAGATGAATACTGTTTAGCGGTTGTCGGAACGCGGAACCCCACTATTTACGGCAGGCAAATAACCGAAGAGATAGTATCCGCTCTTGCCGGAAATAAAATAACGATTGTTAGCGGACTGGCAAAAGGAATTGATACCATTACGCACCAATCCGCATTAAATGCCAACGGCAGAACTATTGCGGTGATGGGAGGCGGGCTTGACAGTGTTTATCCGGCAGAAAACGCCAACCTTGCACGGCAGGTAATTAAAAACGGTGCAATGGTAAGCGAATATGCCCCCGGAACCAAGCCCAGGCCGGAAAACTTTCCGCGTCGTAATCGGATAATGAGCGGTTTGTGTTTGGGGGTTTTGGTAATAGAAGCCGGCGAAACCAGCGGTTCGCTAATAACGGCTAACCTGGCATTTGAGCAAAACCGTGAGGTATTTGCTGTTCCCGGAAGCGTTCTGTCCCCTGCCAGCTCGGGAACAAACAAATTGATTATGGAAAATACGGCTAAGCTTGTGCGTAATGTTGAGGATATTTTGCAAGAACTTAATTTGACTGCGGTTGCGGAACAAATTGAGGTAAAAGAACTTATCCCGGCGTCGGACACGGAAGCCCTGATTTTAAAACAATTAGGGGCGGAACCCAAACATATTGACGAAGTTTGCCGTAACAGTGCTTTGCCGATTTCGGTTACCAGCAGTACCCTGGCGATGATGGAGTTAAAAGGGATGGTAAAACAGGTCGGGGCAATGAATTATGCTTTATGCCGTGAAGTGCGTGAAAATAAAGAATTTTATAAGATAGAGATTAACTAG
- the tig gene encoding trigger factor: MKSTLDKIENHTGYLTVETEPADLEKYMDKAYQRLVKRTEVPGFRKGNAPRDILEKHVGKEKLLADAIDEAIPDICFEALEEHGLEAIMQPMVKILENEPLKFEMTAALKPTIELGDYKNMVVIPESTEVEDEEINDILDRLRKQYGESYEISDEPIKQGDSVTADIIGEVYESPIIRMQGSQFVMDDDFAKDIPGLTEKIIGMKKGEESKFKLTLPEDFGTKVAAGKEADFTVTVKEVRGMKLPELNDEFAKKISSEFESFDALKEKIKNNLKSEKERNAEANYEEKVINKLIEISSLEYPPAMVEMELQNLIQDYKWQLQASCRDEKEFEERMKQTPEAELRKNGRPLAQKRVEWALAVTEVAKQEDITVSEEEIDAEIEKTLANAGPRKEDLEKYLQGASGRKEVEGMLHSRKTVKYLIDTVKANTTPKD; encoded by the coding sequence ATGAAGTCAACACTGGATAAAATTGAAAACCATACGGGTTATCTAACCGTTGAGACCGAACCGGCAGACCTTGAAAAATACATGGATAAAGCCTATCAACGGTTAGTTAAAAGGACAGAGGTCCCCGGTTTTCGCAAAGGTAATGCGCCGAGAGACATTTTAGAAAAACACGTTGGAAAAGAAAAGCTCTTGGCAGATGCCATTGATGAAGCGATACCGGATATTTGCTTCGAAGCCTTAGAAGAACACGGCTTGGAAGCCATTATGCAGCCGATGGTTAAAATATTGGAAAATGAACCTTTAAAATTTGAAATGACGGCCGCTTTGAAGCCGACAATTGAGCTTGGCGATTACAAAAATATGGTTGTAATCCCCGAATCAACGGAAGTCGAAGACGAAGAAATTAACGATATTCTGGATAGGCTGCGCAAACAATACGGCGAAAGCTACGAAATTTCGGATGAGCCGATTAAACAGGGAGATAGCGTAACGGCCGACATTATCGGTGAAGTTTACGAATCGCCAATTATTAGAATGCAGGGCTCTCAATTTGTAATGGATGATGACTTTGCTAAGGATATCCCCGGGCTGACCGAAAAAATAATCGGAATGAAAAAGGGAGAGGAATCCAAATTTAAACTTACCCTTCCGGAGGATTTCGGAACAAAAGTGGCAGCCGGTAAAGAAGCTGATTTCACCGTTACCGTTAAGGAAGTTCGCGGGATGAAATTACCGGAACTTAACGATGAATTTGCCAAAAAAATCTCTTCCGAGTTTGAATCCTTCGACGCTTTAAAAGAAAAAATCAAAAATAATTTAAAAAGCGAAAAAGAACGTAACGCCGAAGCCAATTACGAAGAAAAGGTTATTAACAAGTTAATTGAAATCAGTAGCTTGGAATATCCGCCTGCAATGGTGGAAATGGAATTGCAAAACCTGATTCAGGATTATAAATGGCAATTACAAGCGTCCTGCCGAGATGAAAAAGAATTTGAAGAAAGAATGAAACAGACTCCGGAAGCCGAATTAAGGAAAAACGGCAGACCTCTGGCTCAAAAGAGAGTTGAGTGGGCGCTTGCGGTAACCGAAGTGGCAAAACAAGAAGATATTACCGTTTCGGAAGAAGAAATAGACGCAGAAATTGAAAAAACATTAGCAAATGCCGGACCTAGGAAAGAAGATTTGGAAAAATATTTACAGGGTGCATCCGGGCGCAAAGAAGTGGAAGGTATGTTGCATAGCAGGAAAACCGTAAAGTATTTGATAGATACTGTTAAAGCCAATACCACGCCCAAAGACTAA
- a CDS encoding ATP-dependent Clp protease proteolytic subunit has translation MNGNPMNVIPMVIESGARGERAYDIYSLLLKERIIILGSPINDQIANIIIAQLLFLEREDPDKDIQLFINSPGGVISSGLAIYDTMNLIKPDVSTICLGMAASMATVLLSAGTKGKRFALPNSTIHMHQALGGAQGQASDIEIAAREIMRLQELIRGILTANTGQPMEKIIHDSDRDFYLNATQAVEYGLIDEILKKPEEDKK, from the coding sequence ATGAACGGAAATCCGATGAATGTAATACCCATGGTGATTGAAAGCGGTGCAAGAGGGGAGAGGGCTTATGATATTTATTCTTTACTGTTAAAGGAACGTATTATCATATTGGGTAGCCCTATAAACGATCAAATTGCCAATATTATTATTGCCCAGCTTCTCTTTTTGGAAAGGGAAGACCCTGATAAAGACATCCAGCTGTTTATTAATTCTCCGGGCGGGGTGATTTCTTCGGGGCTGGCTATCTACGACACGATGAATTTAATCAAACCCGATGTATCGACAATTTGTCTTGGTATGGCGGCCAGTATGGCTACCGTACTGTTAAGCGCCGGTACTAAAGGTAAAAGATTTGCGCTTCCCAACTCAACCATACATATGCACCAAGCCCTCGGCGGTGCGCAGGGACAGGCTTCCGATATCGAAATTGCCGCCCGCGAAATTATGAGGCTCCAAGAATTGATTAGAGGTATTTTAACCGCTAATACCGGGCAACCCATGGAAAAAATTATTCACGATTCAGACCGTGACTTCTATCTGAACGCTACTCAGGCCGTCGAATACGGTTTAATTGATGAAATACTAAAGAAACCGGAAGAAGACAAGAAATAA
- a CDS encoding GNAT family N-acetyltransferase, with product MVRCDFIAAENAQTEQNEHRIVSFEPRFFNDDGLTLKIRPINPNDTEAWVVFVNGLSHYSKYYRFHRMIKDVTANDAQPFCNIDYTNSFALVAELETADSSKIIAVGRYARINNTNHAEFAIVVDDKFQKRGIGAEIMKTLAQIAYENGITTFEGFTLIENYEIVNFLKKCGFEVRIMMRTSMQHVSFPTNRMVGVRGFEPPTT from the coding sequence ATGGTGAGGTGTGATTTCATTGCAGCAGAAAACGCACAAACAGAACAGAATGAACACCGCATTGTTTCCTTTGAACCCCGTTTCTTTAACGACGACGGTTTAACACTAAAAATCAGACCGATTAATCCCAACGACACCGAAGCCTGGGTTGTATTTGTGAACGGTCTCAGCCACTACAGCAAGTATTACCGTTTCCACCGTATGATTAAAGACGTTACCGCCAACGACGCTCAACCGTTTTGTAATATCGATTACACCAACTCTTTTGCCTTGGTAGCGGAGCTGGAAACCGCAGACAGCTCTAAAATAATAGCCGTCGGTCGTTATGCCCGCATCAATAATACCAACCATGCCGAGTTTGCCATTGTTGTTGACGACAAGTTTCAAAAAAGAGGCATCGGCGCCGAGATAATGAAAACTTTGGCACAAATTGCTTATGAGAACGGTATTACCACATTTGAAGGGTTTACTTTAATTGAAAATTACGAAATAGTGAACTTCCTGAAAAAATGCGGTTTTGAGGTTAGAATCATGATGAGAACGAGTATGCAACATGTCTCTTTCCCGACAAACAGAATGGTCGGGGTGAGAGGATTCGAACCTCCGACCACCTGA
- a CDS encoding aminopeptidase P family protein: MQTEKRISKLREILKEKNLDAVLISQPQNRYYLSGFSGSAGYLLITQNNTVLATDFRYVEQVKEQSPLYTLFQITDGIDKWFPEITGGLNIKTLGFEPGDITIEKFQNFSSAIQKSGIELDMIPLPGAVEKIRAVKDAAEIVCIEQAVKIADKAFEHLESIICPGMTELDVAWELEKALREAGSETVPFEIIVGSGPNAALPHAYPTERRIKAKEPIVIDFGAKYKGYCSDCTRTLCLGGADNTFNEIYKIVLEAQLHAIANIAEGTTGAEADYFARSIIDKAGHGAAFGHSLGHGIGLVAHEKPALHRTSADILTENMVFTIEPGIYIPGWGGVRIEDTVVLKNGKMNVISGLSK, from the coding sequence ATGCAGACAGAAAAGAGAATATCTAAACTCAGGGAAATCCTAAAGGAGAAAAATTTAGATGCCGTTCTAATATCCCAACCCCAAAACAGATATTATCTTTCCGGTTTTAGCGGCTCAGCCGGATATCTTTTGATAACTCAAAATAATACTGTTTTAGCGACTGATTTTCGTTATGTCGAGCAAGTAAAGGAACAGTCTCCGCTCTACACCCTATTCCAAATTACGGATGGCATTGATAAATGGTTCCCCGAAATTACCGGCGGGCTTAATATCAAAACATTGGGGTTTGAGCCCGGAGATATAACAATTGAAAAATTCCAGAACTTTTCATCGGCGATTCAAAAAAGCGGAATTGAACTGGATATGATTCCCTTGCCGGGGGCTGTTGAAAAAATAAGGGCTGTTAAGGATGCCGCCGAGATTGTTTGCATCGAGCAAGCCGTTAAAATTGCCGATAAAGCCTTTGAACACCTTGAAAGCATTATTTGCCCGGGGATGACCGAACTTGATGTTGCTTGGGAGCTTGAGAAGGCGTTACGAGAGGCCGGCAGCGAGACAGTTCCTTTTGAAATAATTGTTGGTTCAGGGCCGAATGCGGCGCTTCCGCATGCCTACCCGACTGAGCGCCGAATCAAAGCAAAGGAGCCGATAGTAATCGATTTTGGCGCAAAATACAAGGGCTATTGCAGTGATTGCACCAGAACGTTATGTCTTGGTGGAGCCGATAATACTTTTAATGAAATATACAAAATTGTATTGGAAGCGCAATTACATGCCATTGCAAATATCGCCGAAGGCACAACGGGTGCCGAGGCCGATTATTTTGCCAGAAGCATTATCGATAAAGCGGGGCATGGGGCGGCTTTCGGCCACAGTTTAGGGCACGGAATCGGCCTTGTGGCTCATGAAAAACCTGCCCTCCATCGGACATCCGCGGATATTTTGACCGAAAATATGGTCTTTACAATTGAGCCGGGGATTTACATACCGGGGTGGGGCGGCGTGCGGATAGAGGATACAGTTGTACTAAAAAATGGTAAAATGAATGTCATTTCAGGGTTAAGTAAATAA
- the topA gene encoding type I DNA topoisomerase, whose amino-acid sequence MEKKLVIVESPAKAKTLSKILGKNYTIKASLGHIRDLPKSSLGVDVENNFEPKYVVSRDKNKTVKELRDAAKTASTVYLATDPDREGEAIAWHLVEAIKQKDVKYRRVTFHEITQEAITDAFKTPRDIDIQLVNAQQTRRILDRLVGYKLSPLLWRKVRKGLSAGRVQSVAVKIVADREREIEQFVPVEYWTIEAELQKNSAKKDGSFKAMLIKTADNAKAEIKNSDQAMTIKSELEKADYSVGKVTVKNVQRQPAPPFITSTLQQEAWRRFRFTAKMTMVTAQQLYEGLTIGNEGSVGLITYMRTDSTHVAPSALAEVRNYISEKYGAEYLPAHARSFSRKVKGAQEAHEAIRPTKVWRTPDSVKQYLTATQYKIYNLIWQRMVASQMAAASFENTSVDINAKNNLSKNKYLFRATGSVNIFPGFITLYSEKKDDNEEEETSKLPKMEKGEELKLLDLSEKQHFTKPPSRYTEATLIKMLEQWGIGRPSTYAPILSTIQDREYVTKPGGSFKPTELGFIVNDLLFQHFPNIVNIDFTAHLENDLDKIANGDIDWVGVVREFYGPFNEDLQKAGEDIERVKLADEETDEKCPLCEKSVVIKVGRFGKFLACSGYPECKYTSSFKIKTGAKCPECGEDIIEKRSKKKRTFYGCSGYPKCNFAINTKPLPEPCPECGGLMTVYRGKTGKCTKCDYKNKLRQD is encoded by the coding sequence ATGGAAAAAAAACTTGTAATAGTGGAATCGCCGGCTAAGGCGAAAACCCTTTCGAAAATTTTGGGTAAAAATTACACCATTAAGGCTTCTTTGGGGCATATCCGGGATTTACCGAAAAGCAGCTTAGGCGTTGATGTTGAGAATAATTTTGAACCCAAATATGTTGTATCCAGAGATAAAAATAAAACCGTAAAAGAACTGAGGGATGCCGCTAAGACGGCTTCTACCGTATATCTGGCGACTGACCCCGACCGCGAGGGTGAGGCGATTGCTTGGCATCTTGTCGAGGCTATAAAACAGAAAGACGTTAAATACCGCCGTGTTACTTTCCATGAGATTACCCAAGAGGCGATTACCGACGCTTTTAAAACCCCGCGCGATATTGATATTCAACTTGTTAATGCGCAGCAAACGCGCAGGATTTTAGATCGGCTGGTAGGCTATAAACTAAGCCCCCTCCTGTGGCGAAAAGTGCGTAAAGGACTGTCGGCAGGAAGAGTCCAATCCGTTGCCGTAAAGATTGTAGCCGATCGCGAACGTGAAATTGAACAATTTGTTCCCGTTGAGTATTGGACCATCGAAGCGGAATTACAGAAAAATTCTGCTAAAAAAGATGGCTCATTTAAGGCGATGCTTATTAAAACAGCCGATAACGCCAAGGCGGAAATCAAAAACTCCGACCAAGCGATGACAATCAAATCGGAATTGGAAAAAGCGGATTACAGTGTCGGTAAGGTGACTGTAAAAAATGTGCAACGCCAACCGGCGCCCCCGTTTATTACCAGTACGTTACAACAGGAAGCCTGGCGGCGTTTCCGATTTACGGCAAAAATGACGATGGTAACCGCCCAACAGCTTTATGAAGGTTTGACAATCGGCAATGAGGGCAGTGTCGGTTTGATTACTTATATGAGAACCGATTCCACACATGTAGCCCCTTCCGCCCTAGCGGAAGTAAGGAATTATATTTCGGAAAAATACGGGGCTGAATACTTGCCTGCTCATGCACGTTCCTTTTCCCGTAAAGTAAAGGGAGCCCAAGAAGCCCACGAGGCCATTCGCCCCACTAAGGTGTGGCGTACGCCCGATTCCGTTAAACAGTATCTCACTGCTACGCAATATAAAATATACAATCTGATATGGCAAAGGATGGTTGCAAGCCAAATGGCGGCAGCTTCTTTTGAAAATACATCGGTTGATATTAACGCTAAAAATAATCTTTCCAAAAATAAGTATCTTTTCAGGGCAACCGGCTCAGTAAACATCTTTCCCGGTTTTATAACCCTTTACAGTGAAAAGAAAGACGATAACGAAGAGGAAGAGACATCAAAGCTGCCGAAAATGGAAAAGGGAGAGGAATTAAAACTCTTAGACCTCTCGGAAAAACAGCACTTTACCAAGCCGCCGTCACGTTATACGGAAGCGACCTTAATTAAAATGCTTGAACAATGGGGTATTGGGCGCCCAAGTACCTATGCGCCTATTTTATCTACCATTCAGGACCGTGAATATGTCACCAAGCCGGGCGGCAGCTTTAAACCGACGGAATTGGGATTTATTGTTAACGATTTGTTGTTCCAACACTTCCCCAATATTGTTAATATCGACTTTACGGCACATCTTGAAAACGATCTTGATAAGATTGCCAACGGCGATATAGACTGGGTGGGGGTAGTCAGGGAGTTTTACGGGCCGTTTAATGAGGACTTGCAAAAAGCCGGCGAGGATATCGAAAGGGTTAAGCTGGCAGACGAAGAAACCGATGAAAAATGCCCGCTCTGTGAAAAGTCGGTTGTGATTAAAGTCGGTCGTTTCGGTAAGTTTTTGGCCTGCAGCGGTTACCCGGAATGTAAATACACCAGTTCGTTTAAGATTAAAACGGGCGCCAAGTGCCCCGAATGCGGCGAGGATATTATTGAAAAACGCAGTAAAAAGAAAAGAACCTTTTACGGCTGCAGCGGATATCCGAAATGTAACTTTGCAATCAATACAAAGCCCTTACCCGAGCCCTGCCCTGAGTGCGGCGGCTTAATGACCGTATACAGAGGCAAAACGGGTAAGTGCACCAAATGCGATTATAAAAATAAACTCCGGCAGGACTAA
- a CDS encoding formyltransferase family protein → MYKFGWFSTGRGKGSRELFKVALDNIKSGKIENASISYVFCSREPNESSETDLFIELVKGSGVPLVCFSYQKFKGDRPDEVAGEPLSEWRLEYDRHVMDLLKGFDCNLCILAGYMLIVGKEMCEKYNMLNLHPAAPGGPKGTWGEVIWQLIDAKAQETGVMMHLVTPELDEGPIVSYCKFPIVGGEFDSYWQAVDGLSAEDIKRSKGTENELFKAIRRQGVRRELPLITTTMAAFSSGKVFIANGQVFDNSGNIINGYNLTEEIEKMLED, encoded by the coding sequence ATGTATAAATTCGGGTGGTTTTCCACAGGCAGAGGCAAGGGTTCAAGGGAACTTTTTAAGGTTGCTTTGGATAATATTAAGAGCGGCAAAATAGAAAACGCCTCTATTTCCTATGTTTTTTGCAGCCGTGAGCCGAATGAATCGTCTGAAACCGATCTTTTTATCGAACTTGTAAAAGGTAGCGGGGTTCCGCTGGTATGCTTTTCTTACCAAAAATTTAAAGGGGATCGGCCTGACGAGGTTGCCGGAGAACCGTTATCCGAATGGCGGCTTGAATATGACCGTCATGTTATGGATTTATTAAAGGGTTTTGATTGTAACCTTTGTATCCTTGCCGGTTACATGCTTATTGTCGGCAAAGAAATGTGTGAAAAGTATAACATGCTCAACTTGCACCCGGCGGCACCGGGCGGCCCGAAAGGTACGTGGGGCGAAGTTATCTGGCAACTTATTGATGCCAAAGCCCAAGAAACCGGGGTTATGATGCATTTGGTGACCCCTGAGCTTGATGAGGGGCCGATAGTCAGTTACTGCAAATTCCCGATTGTCGGGGGAGAATTTGATTCTTATTGGCAGGCTGTGGACGGGCTTTCTGCGGAGGATATAAAAAGAAGCAAAGGGACGGAAAACGAACTTTTTAAAGCTATACGCCGCCAAGGAGTACGAAGAGAGTTACCGCTTATTACAACAACAATGGCTGCTTTCAGCTCGGGCAAGGTTTTTATTGCCAACGGGCAAGTCTTTGATAACAGCGGCAATATCATTAACGGGTATAACCTCACCGAAGAGATTGAAAAAATGCTGGAAGATTAA
- a CDS encoding TraR/DksA C4-type zinc finger protein: protein MKEEGKTASYNLAKKKKLFLRELKLLKSAQGSGNKRFDGSLARERTEIADAATEFEKNLALGMQKQTNLELIERALSKIDEGSYGICDICGKSINPARMAILPYANLCIKCCNDSSR, encoded by the coding sequence ATGAAGGAAGAAGGAAAAACCGCAAGCTATAATTTAGCCAAAAAAAAGAAGTTGTTTTTACGTGAGCTCAAGCTACTGAAATCAGCCCAAGGCTCCGGAAACAAGCGTTTCGACGGCAGCCTTGCCAGAGAAAGAACGGAAATTGCGGATGCCGCCACCGAATTTGAAAAGAATTTAGCGCTCGGAATGCAAAAGCAAACCAATTTAGAGCTAATAGAACGGGCTTTAAGCAAGATAGACGAGGGCTCATACGGGATATGCGATATTTGCGGCAAAAGCATTAACCCCGCACGCATGGCAATATTGCCGTATGCCAATTTATGTATTAAGTGTTGTAATGATTCAAGCCGTTAA
- a CDS encoding PHP-associated domain-containing protein, giving the protein MLKADLHIHTCYSDDSDNSLDDIINRCLKIGINCLAVCDHGTIEGAVKLQKIAPFKIIVAEEILTPNGEIMGMFLQETIPSGMTPQETIKRIREQGGLVCIPHPFDKFRSSALQMETLELIKEEIDIIEVLNGRMAPFQNRDKGRLFAEENGFRQSAGSDAHSIPEIGACFVEMPDFNGKEDFLNALDGAKIKGYYSNPLVKLVSLKNKLKKRFV; this is encoded by the coding sequence GTGCTTAAAGCCGATCTCCATATCCATACCTGCTATTCGGATGATTCCGATAATTCTTTGGATGATATTATTAACCGATGCCTGAAAATCGGCATTAATTGTTTGGCTGTTTGTGATCACGGTACAATTGAAGGGGCCGTTAAATTGCAAAAAATAGCACCGTTTAAAATTATAGTGGCCGAAGAAATATTAACCCCTAACGGTGAGATAATGGGTATGTTTTTGCAGGAAACGATTCCATCGGGGATGACCCCGCAAGAAACAATTAAAAGAATCAGAGAGCAAGGCGGGTTGGTGTGCATTCCTCATCCGTTTGATAAATTCCGCTCTTCCGCTTTGCAAATGGAAACCCTTGAGTTAATTAAAGAAGAGATTGATATAATCGAGGTCTTAAACGGGAGGATGGCTCCTTTTCAAAATCGTGACAAGGGAAGGTTATTTGCAGAAGAGAACGGGTTTAGACAAAGCGCGGGCAGCGATGCCCATTCAATCCCTGAGATTGGGGCTTGTTTTGTTGAAATGCCCGATTTTAACGGCAAAGAAGATTTTTTGAATGCCTTAGACGGCGCAAAAATAAAGGGGTATTATTCGAATCCGCTGGTAAAACTTGTTAGTTTAAAAAACAAATTAAAGAAACGGTTTGTGTAA